In Pseudomonadales bacterium, the genomic window ATACGCATTAATTCTTGTGCATACAGCAAACCATCTGCCGAACGAAGTTTGGCTTGCAGGTCATTCGCAAGCTTATCAGAGGAACCGCTAACGATGGCTTGACGAAACTTTTGCGCCTGCACTGGGTAGGGTAAGAATACTGATGAACTCGCGCAGCTGAGCAAACAAAAGCTGATACTCAGTAATATAACGCGCTGCCACAGCGTTGAAAGACGTCCCATGCTCAATCCCTTGCCATTATCCATTAAAGCTGCGCGATAAATTGCTGCCAAATAGTTTCTACTTTTAATTCAGCTAAACACAGCGGCTGCGATTGCGCATTATTTTTAGCGCAGCTGCGTCGGTAACATGGCTGACAATCGATCAGCTCAGCTGAGGTCATCTGCATCGCATGCGGTCCTGTGGCAGCAATCAATGCAGGGTCTGTGGGGCCATAAACGGTTACAGTTGGCTTCGCCAAAGCCGCGGCAATATGTGCCAAGCCGGTATCATTGCAGATAGCCCCCTCACTGTGCTGCAACAATACGGCAAGAGCTGACAGTGATAAGCGAGGCAATACCGTTGCATAATCAAGCCCGGCCGCTAATCTTAGGCAGCGCTGCTGTTCTGACTGACTACCCCAAGGCATCAAGACTTGATAACCCTGCTCGTTGGCCTGCGCCAATAGTAAACGCCAATGCTGCTCAGGTAAGCACTTTGTCGCCCAGCTAGCATTCGTCACAAAGACTAAAAAAGGCTTATCCGGCAAAGCTATGCTGAGTGCATCAGCGTGCAATGCAGTGAGGCCAAAATTGATATCGCCAGTAACTGTATAGCCAAATGCATCTGCACATAAATGTCGCAGCCGTTCAATTGCCAGCTGATTGCGCGGTGCTGATATGGCTACATCATAGGCTAAGTAAGCCGGCTTTTCGCGCACCGAAGCCTTATCTGCGCCGATCCGCTTACCTTTCGCTATGCGGGTAACCAATGCCGACTTGAGATTACCTTGTAAATCTAAAACAACGTCATACTGCTGCCGCCTGATTTGCTTCAGAGTTTGCCTAATATCGCCCGAAACCAGACTCTGCCAGATACGCCTTTTCCAACGCCGATGCGCAGTGGGAATCACCTGATTGATCGCAAAATGCCATGCCGGCACTTCAGCAAAGCCCTCATCAACAACCCAGTCGATAATAGCGTTCGGATAGTGCTGCGCAATATCGCTAATAGCTGGCAGCGCCTGCACCAGATCGCCCATCGAGCTTAGCTTAACAATTAGAATTCGCATACAGTGATAGTAGTTCGATATTCACTGAATAAAAAAACCGAGCTTTTGCTCGGCTTTGCTAAGATGACTGCTAGTATTCAGCATTATGATAGACACGCTGCACATCATCTAGAAAATTCAGCATGTCTAAGAATTTCTCAAACATCTCAACATCATCGCCCGTAATCGGATGCGAAGCGTGCGGCACAAATTGAATTTCATCAACTTCAAATTCACTTATACCCGCCTCATCAGTTAAGGCATGACGTGCTTTAGCGTATTCGGTATGCGGTGCAAACACCGTGATTTTACCGTCTTCGTTTTCGATATCCGTCACATCCACATCAGCCATCATCAGCGCCTCTAGGATCGCCTCATCGTCATCACCTTTAAACACAAAGATCGCCGCATGGTCAAAAGAATGCGCGCAAGTACCCTGAGTACCAATTTTTGACTTAGTTTTGGTAAAGCATTGACGCACATCGCCAAAGGTACGGTTTGAATTATCCGTTAGACATTCGATAATCACCATAGCGCCACCCGGCCCAAAACCTTCATAACGAGCAGGATCAAAATCTTCTCCTCCTGCGCCTGTGGCTTTATCAATGGCCTTTTCAATCACATGGCTAGGTACCTGGTCTTTTTTGGCCCGATCCATGAGCGCACGTAGGGCTAAATTACCATCTGGGTCAGCTCCGCCAGATTTAGCGCAAACATATATTTCGCGACCATATTTGCTATAAACCTTTGCTTTCATATCAGAGGTTTTGGCCATCGACTCTTTACGGTTTTGGTAGGCTCGACCCATAGTGCTCTCGTATTTTGTAATTTAATGAATTGTCTAATTTTAGCTTGAAGCGTACACGGTGTGAAGAATCAGTTTGCGTCAATCTTGCTAAAACGCTCTGAATGCCATCGGTAAAAGTTCAACGGCTGCGGGGCATCCAGCCAGATTTGACTGACTCGACCTGCTGCATTCAATGCTTTAATGGTTATAGCAATATGCTCTGCGACAGTAACAGTCTGGCCTATGCGAAACGGCTGGCGCGCTTCATTGCGCATCAGTACGTCGTCTGCATCAAAAATGCCATCAGCATGACTAAGCTGGTATCGCCAAACTGTCTCCGATGATAAACGCTGAAGATCTAGCTGAGACCGAGAAGATATATTTAATAATAATTTAGGAATCGCTTGCTGTTGATAAAGTGATATTGGACTGAGATATGCAGCAATAAATACTGGCATGCCTAAAGTCACGATATATTGTTGCTGTGGCAGTTGTCGAACTGCGGACTCAGCAGGACTAGCTAACAATTTAGGTGCATACGACATCGGTATTAACACCATCGCCGACACCATTAAATGCCCAGCCAGAAGCAACAGCGCTAATGGGGTTAACACCAGACGGGTGCTTAGATTTAAATGCTGCTCCCTAGCATGGGCTAATGTTTGTAAGATGCGATAGCAACAATCAGCCAGCAATATCGAACTGCCGATACTGGCAAACAGTAGATTACGCTCCTGTATTTCTGCACTCAGCACCGGAAAAATAGCCAACAGCATAATACTTAGTGCAGCAATATTGTGTCGCTGCCTAAACACTGCCACATACAGCACACTGGCAAATAATAGCAAGGCACCCAGCAATACGTTGAGCGATTGCAAGGCGGGAATATGATACAAAGGCAGAGGGTTCAGCAAGATCGAAACCGCCATCGCGAATCGCTCAGGCAGTTGTGACAGATAAAAGCGCAACTCGGACACAGGGTCTGCATAGTATGCAAGATTACCACGTGCGCCGAAATCTGAGCCTTGATATAGCCAAAGCCAGGCGATAAACACCAGCAACGCTATAAACATTAGAACAGCCATAGGCCTCACCGAGCGTGCTTCAGACGGAATAGCGATAATGCTTGCCAACAATAGCACGCCACTGCAGATACCCAACTCTCCAGACATAAATGCGGCCAGCAAAAAAATCACGAATAGCGCGGTGCGTTTTGCACATAACATCGCGCCTTGTGACAGGCTAATGAATTGATTGGCGGCCAACAAGCTAAACGCCGTTGCCATGATAGCGTTGCGATTTGCCAACCACGCTAAACTAAATCCATGCGTCGTATCTAAGGCAAAAAACAGTAAACTAAATGCCAGCAGTTGCGGTGGCAAAATAGTCTTAAACCACTGCTTAAGGCCCCACAGCAATAAGGCAAACCAGAATAATGAATGCAGATGCATCAGCCAGGGCTGCTTAAGCCAGCGATAATCAAGCCAATGTGTTAGCTCAGCCAATGGACGCCAGAACACCATATGAAACGTTTCTACAGTCCACCATGGCAGTACCGATTGTGCCATTAGCTGTTGCCGTCTCGCTGCGTCTTCGGTGACAAAAGTAAATAGATTTGCCACCGTGGGCGTATCTGGCTGAAGAATGGTTTCAGGCGCCAGATCCTGCAGAATCACCGCATGACTATAATCATCAGCAAACAAACCGGCAGCCAGGCTTGGTAATACCATGATCACAGCCAATATAAGCGGCCATTTAGCATCTAATGCAACGACGCGATTCAATAATGCTGAAAACAGACGAGTCAACGTCGCTAGCTCCTTGTAGTGTATGATTTGCCCAATGATTGGCTCGGCAAGATGCGAATATCGTTCTGATCATTTAATAAATCGACGACACGGCTTTTTATTCAACCGAGGGGGTGATGGTGCCGTTGCAGCCGATAGTTAAAAGCTTTAAGCTGCTACTTTAACATAGCCTGCGTATTAAAAATCAACCGCAAGATTGAAACAATAACAAGCCTTACAACGCGACCATATGTCAAGCTCAGACGCTGTCAACCCGAATACATCTCCACACGCCGCAAAACATCTGATTGATGTTTTATATTATTGGGCACAGCACAGCCCTTCGCATGAAATGCTGCGTTTTTACCCGCAAGGCGAAGTCAGTGAAAGCTACCAAAGCCGCACTTTTTTGCAATTTTATCAACGTGTCTACAGCATTGCTAAAACCATAGAAAACCAGCGCGGCGAGCGTGCTATTTTATTTTACCAGTCAGGCATCGGCTTTTTAGAAAGTTTATTTGCCTGCTTTATGGCTGGCGTCACTGCGGTGCCGGCCTACCCGCCGCGCAAAAACCAAAATTTAGATCGTATCACTGCCTTATTTGATGACTGTGCGCCGAGCATTATTCTCTCAGCCGACGGTATACAAGCGCAATCTGCACAGGCGCTGGCACAAATATATGTCAGCAGACCCGAGCTTGAAACACTACCATGGCTTAACACCGACACTGTCAGCCTAGAAGGGTTGCAGCATGTCTCCGAGACAACTATTGATCTTGGATTAATCCAGCCAGAGCATATCGCGTTTTTGCAATATACCTCCGGTTCAACCGGCACCCCCAAAGGGGTTATGGTGAGCCACCACAATCTGATCAGCAATATTCGTATGGCCGAGCATAATTTTGCCCTGCCTAACGACACGCGCTGCATATCTTGGCTGCCACTGTTTCATGATATGGGCTTAATCGGTGCAGTGATGATGCCAATGTACTGGGGTGCAGGTTCTTGGCTAATGCCGCCCGCTGCCTTTTTACAAAAGCCAGTGCGTTGGCTGCAGCTGCTCAACGAGGCTGGCAAAACGTCCCATGTTGCCTCCGCCTCACCTAACTTTGGCTATCAACTCTGCATCGACCAAATCAGTGATGCGCAGCTTGAGGGTATCAATTTGTCAAACTGGTGCTTTGCTTTGAATGGCGCCGAACCGATTCGACCCGATACAGTTCAAGGCTTCATTCAACGCTTTGCCGATTATGGCTTCTCAGAAGCCGCGATGGGGCCATCTTACGGCATGGCGGAATGCACACTGCTAGCAACAACGAGACGGCAAAACCCGATAGCATCCATTGACGTCAACACCTTGTCGCTAAGCCAAGATCAACTAAAGCAAAGTAGCAGCCGCTCAGTATCAACCACCAGCCTTAACAGCTCCGGCAGCTCCTGTAGCGAACAAATATTACGCATTGTCGAACAAGGCAAGATTGTCGCTGACGGACAGGTCGGTGAGATTTGGCTCAAGGGCGAGCATATCGCTCAAGGTTACTGGCAAAAACCTGAGCTTAACGCAGCAACCTTTGCTGCTTATGCAGTAGGTGATGATGGCGAGGAAGGCCCTTTTTTACGCACCGGAGATCGCGGCGCGCTCGTAAACGGCGAACTTTATATCACCGGCCGCAGCAAAGATATGTTAGTTATACGCGGTCGAAATTTATACCCACAAGATATCGAATACACCGCATCACACGCCAGTGAAAGTTTTCAAGTGGATGCTGCCGCTGCATTTTCTATTACTGAGGCTAATGACGAAAAGCTGGTAGTAGTGCAAGAAGTGGCAAGGCAACAGCGCAAAAACTTTGATGCAGTAAATGCCGCTAGCATAATTCGCAAGGCTATAGCGCGCGAACACGGTGTTGAAGTTGCTCATATAGCTTTTATTCGTTTTGCCAGCATCGCGAAAACCTCGAGCGGCAAAATACAGCGTTTCAAATGTAAAGAGCTTTACCTGAACAAACAGCTACGCCTTATCGATGACTGGCATATAAAAGCGCCCACTGCCGACTCAGACAAAACCGCGATCGCATTACCAGAGCCCAGTCAGCTTTTCGCAAACCCGATCAATGCCCATAAAATACTTAATCGCTTTATCCAACAATTT contains:
- the waaC gene encoding lipopolysaccharide heptosyltransferase I, with product MRILIVKLSSMGDLVQALPAISDIAQHYPNAIIDWVVDEGFAEVPAWHFAINQVIPTAHRRWKRRIWQSLVSGDIRQTLKQIRRQQYDVVLDLQGNLKSALVTRIAKGKRIGADKASVREKPAYLAYDVAISAPRNQLAIERLRHLCADAFGYTVTGDINFGLTALHADALSIALPDKPFLVFVTNASWATKCLPEQHWRLLLAQANEQGYQVLMPWGSQSEQQRCLRLAAGLDYATVLPRLSLSALAVLLQHSEGAICNDTGLAHIAAALAKPTVTVYGPTDPALIAATGPHAMQMTSAELIDCQPCYRRSCAKNNAQSQPLCLAELKVETIWQQFIAQL
- a CDS encoding YebC/PmpR family DNA-binding transcriptional regulator; protein product: MGRAYQNRKESMAKTSDMKAKVYSKYGREIYVCAKSGGADPDGNLALRALMDRAKKDQVPSHVIEKAIDKATGAGGEDFDPARYEGFGPGGAMVIIECLTDNSNRTFGDVRQCFTKTKSKIGTQGTCAHSFDHAAIFVFKGDDDEAILEALMMADVDVTDIENEDGKITVFAPHTEYAKARHALTDEAGISEFEVDEIQFVPHASHPITGDDVEMFEKFLDMLNFLDDVQRVYHNAEY